The following are from one region of the Nocardioides marmotae genome:
- a CDS encoding ABC transporter substrate-binding protein — MNVRPLRRGLRRASLTTAALVALTSLAACGSDGGASGASGASELRIGSIYSPVNLDPAQATGIGQTQPYLTPVYDQLTQLDSEGNVVPMLAKSWKFSKDGTSLDLELVTGVEFSDGTPFNAEAVKANLDRYKTEALPPVQTLLKSLESVEVTGEHSVSLKLVKGGGAELPDAFSAMPGYMISPAALDNPDLDVNPVGTGPYEVEKGSFRSGQSVTFVKREGDYWGGDDIYQVDRLELAGYTDPNAGLNALRSGELDMMVTQVTERVEEFSSDDGFNVAVSPTRGYFQLRINMENPQLADVRVRQAIAYAIDRESLGEVAMGTADGCKPSAQPLSGNGGVPELDEAYPYDPDKARELLAQAGAENIKLKGLYIESALSQAVQSQLKDVGIDVEFSATTPEQYIEQWSSKKYDVTPGSTTLRYEGDILYRYIDEPTLLGDTPPAVIEAADGMYDPTKTDEERVAQWGEVSKAIVEEVSGATILCHSNLAVIADSEVEGYDKIPGIYRGSYDAKFLSVG, encoded by the coding sequence ATGAACGTTCGACCCCTCCGTCGTGGCCTGCGCCGCGCCAGCCTCACGACGGCAGCGCTGGTCGCGCTGACCTCGCTGGCGGCCTGCGGCTCCGACGGTGGCGCCTCCGGAGCCTCGGGCGCGTCGGAGCTGCGCATCGGCAGCATCTACTCGCCGGTGAACCTCGACCCGGCTCAGGCCACCGGCATCGGGCAGACCCAGCCCTACCTGACCCCGGTCTACGACCAGCTCACCCAGCTCGACTCCGAGGGCAACGTCGTCCCGATGCTCGCCAAGTCGTGGAAGTTCAGCAAGGACGGGACCTCCCTCGACCTCGAGCTGGTGACCGGCGTGGAGTTCTCGGACGGCACGCCCTTCAACGCCGAGGCGGTCAAGGCCAACCTCGACCGCTACAAGACCGAGGCGCTGCCGCCGGTGCAGACGCTGCTGAAGTCGCTGGAGTCCGTCGAGGTCACCGGCGAGCACTCGGTCTCGCTCAAGCTGGTCAAGGGCGGGGGAGCGGAGCTGCCCGACGCGTTCTCGGCGATGCCGGGCTACATGATCAGCCCCGCAGCGCTGGACAACCCGGACCTCGACGTGAACCCCGTTGGCACCGGCCCCTACGAGGTGGAGAAGGGCAGCTTCCGCTCGGGCCAGTCGGTCACGTTCGTCAAGCGCGAGGGCGACTACTGGGGCGGCGACGACATCTACCAGGTCGACCGCCTCGAGCTCGCCGGCTACACCGACCCCAACGCGGGGCTCAACGCGCTCCGCAGCGGCGAGCTGGACATGATGGTCACCCAGGTCACCGAGCGGGTGGAGGAGTTCTCCTCCGACGACGGCTTCAACGTCGCCGTGTCGCCCACGCGTGGCTACTTCCAGCTCCGCATCAACATGGAGAACCCGCAGCTGGCCGACGTGCGGGTGCGCCAGGCCATCGCCTACGCGATCGACCGGGAGTCGCTCGGCGAGGTCGCGATGGGCACCGCGGACGGCTGCAAGCCGAGCGCCCAGCCGCTCTCGGGCAACGGCGGCGTCCCCGAGCTCGACGAGGCCTACCCCTACGACCCGGACAAGGCGCGGGAGCTGCTCGCCCAGGCGGGCGCGGAGAACATCAAGCTCAAGGGCCTCTACATCGAGAGCGCGCTGAGCCAGGCCGTGCAGAGCCAGCTGAAGGACGTCGGCATCGACGTCGAGTTCTCCGCCACCACGCCCGAGCAGTACATCGAGCAGTGGAGCAGCAAGAAGTACGACGTCACCCCCGGCAGCACGACGCTGCGCTACGAGGGCGACATCCTCTACCGCTACATCGACGAGCCCACGCTCCTCGGCGACACCCCGCCCGCGGTCATCGAGGCGGCGGACGGCATGTACGACCCGACGAAGACCGACGAGGAGCGGGTCGCCCAGTGGGGCGAGGTCAGCAAGGCGATCGTCGAGGAGGTCAGCGGCGCGACCATCCTGTGCCACAGCAACCTCGCCGTCATCGCCGACTCCGAGGTGGAGGGCTACGACAAGATCCCCGGCATCTACCGAGGCTCGTACGACGCCAAGTTCCTCTCGGTGGGCTGA
- a CDS encoding acyl-CoA dehydrogenase family protein → MELPDLDRRGHARDPAQHRRRPSPHAAALTRPHQERQEPMFDLVPDELQRSVIDSAREVAEATLKEGSAPWAPIADSGLLGLGVAEEAGGVGSGAAEEMLALVELGAALVDPTVLASMLAAHLLAAEPTLEATADLTLADVLGGSRRIALADPWHWGFDDRGFDGAATSYRVVLPLGGSAPELAVAVTPDGVALLRLDDVEVQRGFDRTAPVGRATGTLLGEPDRALLDRALLLRGALQVGLTRRVLEISREHATTRHQFGKPIGSFQAVKHHLAGIAVQLDASQALVAQAAVLVDADRSDPVVARSAAVVAGRCAVDSCRTAIQVHGGIGVTDESDLHVFLRRAHLWEQVLGSPDHHEEWVVRHVS, encoded by the coding sequence GTGGAGCTTCCAGACCTCGATCGGCGGGGGCACGCGCGAGATCCAGCACAACATCGTCGGCGACCGTCACCTCATGCTGCCGCGCTGACGCGGCCCCACCAAGAACGGCAGGAACCCATGTTCGATCTGGTACCGGACGAGCTCCAGCGCTCCGTCATCGACTCCGCCCGGGAGGTGGCCGAGGCGACCCTGAAGGAGGGGTCGGCGCCCTGGGCCCCGATCGCCGACTCCGGCCTGCTCGGCCTCGGCGTGGCCGAGGAGGCCGGCGGCGTCGGCTCGGGTGCCGCCGAGGAGATGCTGGCGCTCGTCGAGCTGGGGGCCGCGCTGGTGGACCCCACGGTCCTCGCGTCGATGCTGGCCGCTCACCTGCTGGCCGCCGAGCCCACCCTGGAGGCGACCGCGGACCTCACGCTCGCCGACGTCCTCGGCGGGTCGCGGCGCATCGCGCTCGCCGACCCGTGGCACTGGGGTTTCGATGACCGGGGCTTCGACGGCGCCGCCACGAGCTACCGCGTCGTGCTGCCCCTCGGGGGGAGCGCGCCCGAGCTGGCCGTCGCGGTGACGCCCGACGGCGTGGCGTTGCTGCGACTGGACGACGTCGAGGTGCAGCGCGGTTTCGACCGCACCGCGCCGGTCGGCCGGGCCACCGGCACCCTGCTCGGCGAGCCGGACCGGGCCCTGCTCGACCGGGCGCTCCTGCTGCGCGGCGCGCTGCAGGTGGGCCTGACCCGGCGGGTGCTGGAGATCTCGCGCGAGCACGCCACGACCCGGCACCAGTTCGGCAAGCCGATCGGGTCCTTCCAGGCCGTCAAGCACCACCTGGCGGGGATCGCCGTCCAGCTCGACGCCTCCCAGGCGCTGGTCGCCCAGGCCGCCGTGCTGGTCGATGCCGATCGGTCCGACCCCGTGGTGGCGCGGAGCGCCGCCGTGGTCGCGGGCCGCTGCGCCGTGGACTCGTGCCGGACCGCGATCCAGGTGCACGGCGGCATCGGCGTCACCGACGAGAGCGACCTGCACGTCTTCCTGCGCCGTGCCCACCTGTGGGAGCAGGTCCTCGGCAGTCCGGACCATCACGAGGAGTGGGTCGTGCGGCACGTCTCCTGA
- a CDS encoding flavin reductase family protein codes for MTAVDPVRFRETLGHYPTGVVVVTCIDDAGEPQGMVIGSFTSVSLDPPLVAYFPSKTSRTYQRVRTGSSFCVNVLGADQEDVCRLFATGAPDKFDRAAWRPAPSGAPILDGAVAWIDCAPHAIQDGGDHDIVLGRVTDLDVESAANPLLFFQGGYGRFSHRPLVAVNEDVYCAIRAAERGREHLQGLAEELGAEVNVIASHGEEMVYVATAVCPGVRSRTVLGAPFPILPPLGEVHVSGWPEDRIAEWVAKAPGDDDARARQLARVRQAQERGWTASLAGGRPEGELREALRLWSDPDLTPAQHREVTERIARATDYYQPFEPVDGEIYDLHSLLVAVPGPEGRVDLVVRVGQLRHGVDAATVRGWVSRAKQTARRLAGSE; via the coding sequence ATGACCGCGGTCGACCCCGTCCGGTTCCGCGAGACCCTCGGGCACTACCCGACCGGCGTCGTGGTGGTGACCTGCATCGATGACGCGGGCGAGCCCCAGGGCATGGTGATCGGTTCGTTCACCTCGGTCTCCCTCGACCCGCCGCTGGTGGCGTACTTCCCCAGCAAGACCTCGCGCACTTACCAGCGGGTGCGCACCGGGAGCTCGTTCTGCGTCAACGTGCTCGGGGCCGACCAGGAGGACGTCTGCCGCCTCTTCGCCACCGGCGCTCCGGACAAGTTCGACCGGGCCGCATGGCGTCCCGCGCCGTCCGGCGCACCGATCCTGGACGGTGCGGTGGCCTGGATCGACTGCGCCCCCCACGCGATCCAGGACGGCGGTGACCACGACATCGTGCTCGGCCGGGTGACCGACCTCGATGTCGAGAGCGCCGCCAACCCCCTGCTGTTCTTCCAGGGCGGCTACGGCCGCTTCAGCCACCGACCGCTGGTGGCGGTCAACGAGGACGTCTACTGCGCCATCCGCGCGGCCGAGCGCGGTCGCGAGCACCTGCAGGGTCTCGCCGAGGAGCTCGGCGCGGAGGTCAACGTCATCGCCTCGCACGGCGAGGAGATGGTCTACGTCGCCACCGCGGTCTGTCCCGGGGTGCGCTCGCGCACCGTGCTGGGCGCCCCGTTCCCGATCCTGCCCCCGCTGGGGGAGGTCCACGTCTCGGGGTGGCCGGAGGACCGGATCGCCGAGTGGGTGGCGAAGGCGCCGGGTGACGACGACGCGCGGGCCCGCCAGCTGGCGCGGGTGCGTCAGGCGCAGGAGCGTGGCTGGACGGCGTCGTTGGCCGGTGGTCGTCCGGAGGGGGAGCTGCGGGAGGCGCTGCGGCTCTGGTCCGACCCCGACCTGACGCCGGCGCAGCACCGCGAGGTGACCGAGCGGATCGCTCGCGCCACCGACTACTACCAGCCCTTCGAGCCCGTCGACGGCGAGATCTACGACCTGCACTCCCTGCTCGTCGCCGTGCCGGGCCCCGAGGGGCGCGTCGACCTCGTCGTGCGGGTCGGGCAGCTGCGTCACGGCGTGGACGCCGCGACGGTCCGGGGATGGGTGAGCCGGGCGAAGCAGACCGCACGCCGCCTGGCCGGATCGGAATGA
- a CDS encoding IclR family transcriptional regulator domain-containing protein yields MTQAPAAVPIEEGDRDFVQSVAKGLLVLRAFSADRPSLTVADLARETGLSRAAVRRIVLTLQALGYLGAQGRRLALRPRVLDLGYALMSSAGLSGLVQSHLDVLEAEVREHCSAGIFVDGEVVYIARAQSRRVLSVVTDVGARLPAASTAIGRVLLSGLDDAEIREHVARRPPTAHTHLSITDPERVLEEVRTARLNGFALASEELELGYRAVAVPLHGADGSILAAVNVRMHVGRVSLEEALRDVVPRLRLAAGRVERDLALHPLPF; encoded by the coding sequence GTGACCCAGGCGCCGGCAGCCGTTCCGATCGAGGAGGGCGACCGCGACTTCGTGCAGTCGGTGGCCAAGGGGCTGCTGGTGCTCCGCGCGTTCTCCGCCGACCGCCCGAGCCTGACGGTGGCCGACCTGGCCCGGGAGACCGGGCTCAGCCGGGCCGCGGTGCGGCGCATCGTGCTCACCCTGCAGGCCCTCGGCTACCTCGGTGCCCAGGGCCGCCGGCTCGCCCTGCGCCCCCGGGTGCTGGACCTGGGGTACGCCCTCATGTCGTCGGCCGGACTGTCGGGGCTGGTGCAGTCGCACCTCGACGTTCTCGAGGCCGAGGTCCGTGAGCACTGCTCGGCCGGGATCTTCGTCGACGGTGAGGTCGTCTACATCGCACGGGCGCAGTCACGTCGCGTGCTCTCCGTCGTCACCGACGTGGGCGCGAGGTTGCCGGCGGCGTCGACGGCGATCGGGCGGGTGCTGCTGAGCGGGCTGGACGACGCGGAGATCCGCGAGCACGTCGCCCGCCGACCGCCCACGGCCCACACCCACCTGTCCATCACCGACCCCGAGCGGGTGCTGGAGGAGGTGCGGACGGCCCGGCTGAACGGCTTCGCGCTCGCCAGCGAGGAGCTCGAGCTCGGCTATCGAGCGGTCGCCGTGCCGCTGCACGGAGCGGACGGCTCGATCCTCGCCGCGGTCAACGTGCGCATGCACGTGGGGCGGGTCTCCCTCGAGGAGGCCCTGCGCGACGTCGTGCCTCGACTGCGCCTCGCGGCCGGACGGGTGGAGCGCGACCTGGCGCTCCATCCCCTGCCGTTCTGA
- a CDS encoding cytochrome P450, whose product MSTREQAHDQAVDWAPDHPDLLADVYGRLDEQLRRCPVPAAESPRGDHYYSALRFDDVVKVVTDKSSFSSGANVLREDLRRIPVELDPPEHTVMRRLLQPYFVPKRMESLRPRIAGFARELVDDLLRGVEPGGRGVVEYVDGFASPYPTRVLCATLNLPDEDWGRLKEWSLAVSSQGDGDGRGPDFATANEALKEYARAIIAERRVRPLPVEEDMASGLLAARPHGEPLSEEQMVGVLRLMFSAGHLTTTIALGIITRHLAEHPEHQDRLRADPAFVDHAIEEILRHSSPVVANANPRTVVQPVSLGGRELQPGDRVLPVWGAANRDESRFERPTEVDLDRPAGRTMVYGHGIHLCLGAPVARFELAEATRVLLGATTRFEVAGQVDEGDWWRQRGPTRLPLEVARA is encoded by the coding sequence ATGAGCACCCGTGAGCAGGCCCACGACCAGGCGGTCGACTGGGCTCCTGACCACCCCGACCTGTTGGCGGACGTCTACGGACGCCTCGACGAGCAGCTCCGGCGCTGCCCCGTGCCGGCGGCGGAGTCACCCCGTGGTGACCACTACTACTCCGCGCTCCGCTTCGACGACGTCGTCAAGGTCGTCACCGACAAGTCCTCCTTCAGCAGCGGCGCCAACGTGCTGCGCGAGGACCTGCGCCGGATCCCCGTCGAGCTGGACCCGCCCGAGCACACCGTGATGCGTCGCCTGCTCCAGCCCTACTTCGTGCCGAAGCGGATGGAGTCGCTGCGCCCCCGGATCGCGGGCTTCGCGCGCGAGCTGGTCGACGACCTCCTCCGCGGGGTCGAGCCGGGCGGCCGGGGCGTCGTCGAGTACGTCGACGGCTTCGCGTCGCCGTACCCCACCCGGGTGCTCTGCGCCACCCTCAACCTTCCCGACGAGGACTGGGGCCGGCTCAAGGAGTGGTCGCTCGCAGTGTCCTCGCAGGGCGACGGAGACGGCCGCGGTCCGGACTTCGCCACCGCCAACGAGGCGCTCAAGGAGTACGCGCGCGCCATCATCGCCGAGCGCCGGGTCCGCCCGCTGCCGGTGGAGGAGGACATGGCCAGCGGGTTGCTCGCGGCCCGTCCCCACGGCGAGCCGTTGAGCGAGGAGCAGATGGTCGGGGTGCTGCGGCTGATGTTCTCCGCCGGTCACCTCACCACCACCATCGCCCTGGGCATCATCACCCGGCACCTCGCCGAGCATCCCGAGCACCAGGACCGGCTCCGGGCCGACCCGGCGTTCGTCGACCACGCGATCGAGGAGATCCTCCGCCACTCCTCGCCGGTGGTGGCCAACGCCAATCCGCGCACCGTCGTCCAGCCCGTCTCGCTGGGTGGGCGCGAGCTGCAGCCCGGCGACCGGGTGCTGCCGGTCTGGGGCGCCGCCAACCGGGACGAGAGCCGGTTCGAGCGCCCCACCGAGGTCGACCTCGACCGGCCGGCGGGCCGGACCATGGTCTACGGGCACGGCATCCACCTGTGCCTCGGCGCCCCGGTGGCCCGCTTCGAGCTCGCCGAGGCCACCCGCGTGCTGCTGGGCGCCACCACCCGGTTCGAGGTCGCCGGCCAGGTCGACGAGGGGGACTGGTGGCGCCAACGCGGCCCCACCCGGTTGCCGCTGGAGGTGGCGCGGGCATGA
- a CDS encoding dioxygenase, translating to MTTTDVHSTHQEREREVTEKVLASFADTPDPRLREVMGSLVEHLHAFVRDVRLTEAEWERAIGFLKAVGDITDENRQEFILLSDVLGASMLTVAVNAPDEPSATEATVFGPFFVEDAPLVERGGDIANGATGVPCYVEGTVRDVHGRPVPGARIEVWECDDEGFYDVQHDDDRRYGRAHLFSGEDGAYDFWCVEPVPYPIPHDGPVGELLAATGRSPMRAPHLHFMVSAPGHHTLITHIFVAGGEHLDDDAVFGVKESLILDFDRQPAGSAPRGREVGEPWSRTRFDIVLAEEARA from the coding sequence ATGACCACCACCGATGTCCACTCGACCCACCAGGAGCGCGAGCGGGAGGTCACCGAGAAGGTGCTCGCCAGCTTCGCCGACACCCCCGACCCGCGGCTGCGCGAGGTGATGGGCTCGCTGGTCGAGCACCTGCACGCGTTCGTCCGCGACGTACGCCTCACCGAGGCCGAGTGGGAGCGGGCGATCGGCTTCCTCAAGGCGGTCGGTGACATCACCGACGAGAACCGGCAGGAGTTCATCCTGCTCTCCGACGTGCTCGGCGCCTCGATGTTGACCGTCGCGGTCAACGCCCCCGACGAGCCGAGCGCCACGGAGGCCACGGTCTTCGGCCCGTTCTTCGTCGAGGACGCCCCGCTGGTCGAGCGCGGGGGAGACATCGCCAACGGCGCGACCGGGGTGCCCTGCTACGTGGAGGGGACCGTGCGCGACGTGCACGGCCGGCCCGTGCCCGGGGCGCGCATCGAGGTCTGGGAGTGCGACGACGAGGGCTTCTACGACGTCCAGCACGACGACGACCGGCGCTACGGCCGGGCCCACCTGTTCTCGGGAGAGGACGGCGCCTACGACTTCTGGTGCGTCGAGCCGGTGCCCTACCCGATCCCGCACGACGGCCCGGTGGGCGAGCTGCTCGCGGCCACCGGCCGCTCGCCGATGCGGGCGCCCCACCTGCACTTCATGGTCAGCGCCCCCGGCCACCACACCTTGATCACCCACATCTTCGTCGCCGGCGGCGAGCACCTCGACGACGACGCCGTCTTCGGTGTCAAGGAGAGCCTGATCCTCGACTTCGACCGCCAGCCCGCCGGCTCCGCACCGCGCGGTCGCGAGGTCGGCGAGCCGTGGAGCCGCACGCGCTTCGACATCGTGCTCGCCGAGGAGGCCCGGGCATGA
- a CDS encoding IclR family transcriptional regulator domain-containing protein, with protein sequence MSDPLSDPSEPGDRDFIQSIAKGLLVLRSFSAERPTFTLAEMARETGLSRAAVRRVLLTLQSLGYVEVRGRQYAPLPKVLDLGYAFVSSAGLNGLIQAHLERLNEEIDEACSAGVLDDGQVVYVARAQTRRLLSAVMGVGARLNAASTAIGRVLLSGLDDEEVRRHLREHPAEAQTSMSITEPERLLEEVRRARLRGYAIADEELEIGFRAAAVPLRRSDGSIVAAINVGMHVSRVSLEEARAEIVPKMLAVADAIERDLAMHPMPF encoded by the coding sequence GTGAGCGATCCTCTCTCAGACCCGTCCGAGCCGGGCGACCGCGACTTCATCCAGTCGATCGCCAAGGGCTTGCTCGTGCTGCGGTCGTTCTCGGCGGAGCGCCCGACCTTCACCCTGGCCGAGATGGCGCGGGAGACCGGGCTCAGCCGCGCCGCGGTGCGTCGAGTGCTGCTGACGTTGCAGTCGCTCGGCTACGTCGAGGTGCGCGGACGTCAGTACGCCCCTCTCCCCAAGGTCCTCGATCTCGGCTACGCGTTCGTGTCCTCGGCAGGGCTCAACGGGCTCATCCAGGCCCACCTCGAGAGGTTGAACGAGGAGATCGACGAGGCGTGCTCGGCCGGCGTGCTCGACGACGGCCAGGTCGTCTACGTGGCCCGGGCCCAGACTCGCCGGCTGTTGTCGGCCGTCATGGGTGTCGGTGCTCGGCTCAACGCCGCGTCGACGGCGATCGGGCGAGTGCTGTTGTCGGGGCTCGACGACGAGGAGGTACGTCGCCACCTGCGCGAGCACCCTGCCGAGGCGCAGACCTCGATGTCGATCACCGAGCCCGAGCGGCTGCTCGAGGAGGTCCGGCGGGCACGGCTGAGGGGTTACGCGATCGCCGACGAGGAGCTGGAGATCGGCTTCCGGGCCGCTGCGGTGCCGCTGCGCCGGTCGGACGGCTCGATCGTGGCAGCCATCAACGTCGGCATGCACGTGTCCCGCGTGAGCCTCGAGGAGGCTCGGGCCGAGATCGTGCCGAAGATGCTCGCCGTCGCGGACGCCATCGAGCGCGACCTGGCGATGCACCCGATGCCGTTCTAG
- the fdxA gene encoding ferredoxin, giving the protein MAYVIAEPCIDVKDRACIEDCPVDAIYEGPRGTYISPLECIDCGACAEACPAGAVFFVGDLPAKWKDWTAANAEFFEINGIEAAGGYEKVGPQERDHAIVEAYVAAEA; this is encoded by the coding sequence ATGGCTTACGTGATCGCCGAGCCCTGCATCGACGTCAAGGACCGCGCCTGCATCGAGGACTGCCCCGTGGATGCGATCTACGAGGGGCCTCGGGGCACCTACATCAGCCCCCTGGAGTGCATCGACTGCGGCGCGTGCGCCGAGGCGTGCCCGGCTGGAGCCGTGTTCTTCGTCGGCGACCTCCCGGCGAAGTGGAAGGACTGGACGGCGGCCAACGCGGAGTTCTTCGAGATCAACGGCATCGAGGCGGCCGGCGGCTACGAGAAGGTGGGGCCGCAGGAGCGCGACCACGCCATCGTCGAGGCCTACGTCGCGGCCGAGGCCTGA
- a CDS encoding maleylacetate reductase, with product MSTGTRFTYDALPGRILFGEGLAGTVLADELDRLGCRRVLAFAGEGERDIADRLLPPLGERVVGVFDGVRMHVPAEVAEAATARARELEVDGLLCIGGGSTTGTAKTVARETGLPILAVPTTYAGSEVTPVWGLTTAARKETGRDLRVLPRTVVYDPQLTWSLPSALAVASGLNAMAHSVEALWTEAANPVTTSLAIESVRALATGLRAIAADEGDRDARTALTYGAYLAGSCFAVAGSGLHHKICHALGGAFDLPHAETHATVLPHVLAFNAPTLGPVAQRLAEAIGCDDAAVGLSHLAREVGAPQRLTDVGMRPDDLDEAVDVIAAKLPIHNPRPVDRGDIASILAAALHGTETC from the coding sequence ATGAGCACCGGGACGAGGTTCACCTACGACGCCCTGCCGGGGCGCATCCTGTTCGGCGAAGGCCTCGCCGGGACCGTGCTCGCTGACGAGCTGGACCGGCTCGGCTGCCGCCGGGTGCTCGCGTTCGCGGGCGAGGGCGAGCGCGACATCGCCGACCGGTTGCTGCCGCCGCTCGGCGAACGCGTGGTCGGGGTCTTCGACGGGGTCCGCATGCACGTTCCTGCGGAGGTGGCCGAGGCCGCCACGGCCCGGGCGCGGGAGCTCGAGGTGGACGGGCTGCTCTGCATCGGGGGCGGCTCGACCACGGGCACGGCCAAGACCGTGGCCCGCGAGACGGGCCTGCCGATCCTCGCCGTCCCGACCACCTACGCCGGCTCCGAGGTGACCCCCGTGTGGGGGCTCACCACGGCGGCGCGCAAGGAGACCGGGCGGGACCTCCGGGTCCTGCCCCGCACCGTGGTCTACGACCCCCAGCTCACCTGGTCGTTGCCGTCGGCGCTCGCCGTGGCCTCCGGCCTCAACGCGATGGCGCACTCGGTCGAGGCGCTGTGGACCGAGGCGGCGAACCCGGTGACCACCAGCCTGGCCATCGAGTCCGTGCGCGCGCTGGCCACCGGTCTGCGGGCCATCGCCGCCGACGAGGGCGACCGCGACGCCCGGACCGCGCTGACCTACGGCGCCTACCTGGCCGGCTCGTGCTTCGCCGTGGCGGGCTCCGGCTTGCACCACAAGATCTGCCACGCCCTGGGCGGTGCCTTCGACCTGCCGCACGCCGAGACCCACGCGACCGTGCTGCCGCACGTGCTGGCCTTCAACGCCCCGACCCTCGGCCCGGTCGCCCAGCGGCTGGCCGAGGCGATCGGGTGCGACGACGCCGCGGTCGGCCTGAGCCACCTGGCCCGCGAGGTGGGCGCGCCCCAGCGCCTGACCGACGTCGGGATGCGGCCCGACGACCTCGACGAGGCGGTCGACGTGATCGCCGCCAAGCTGCCCATCCACAACCCGCGGCCGGTGGACCGGGGCGACATCGCCTCGATCCTCGCCGCGGCCCTGCACGGGACGGAGACCTGCTGA
- a CDS encoding acyl-CoA dehydrogenase family protein has product MRFCETEAEAAFRAEARAWLAENVPAESRPHDGAEARAYDLEWQRRQYEGGWAGINWPVEYGGRALPLELQTVWIEECVRARAPGPGCLIGGLNHAMPTLMQYGTQEQKDRHIAKVLTGEEVWCQGFSEPEAGSDLAGIRTRGVVDGDHLVVTGQKIWTSYGDLADYQELLVRTNPDAPKHKGISWVICDMRSPGIEVRPIRLMAGDNHFAEVFYDEVRIPLENVVGGLDNGWKVAMATLSFERGTAFMAEQMKLARVAQELVELAKELPSPSGRGRAIDDGEIRAQLGRAVVGARTLDAMTHQLVSKAGAEALQGAEASLVRIQFSNVAQQVHRLAQRLRGADFLLDDSEVGEHSWTYNYLWSFQTSIGGGTREIQHNIVGDRHLMLPR; this is encoded by the coding sequence ATGCGGTTCTGTGAGACCGAGGCCGAGGCGGCGTTCCGTGCCGAGGCCCGAGCCTGGCTGGCCGAGAACGTGCCCGCCGAGAGCCGCCCGCACGACGGCGCCGAGGCGCGGGCCTACGACCTCGAGTGGCAGCGCCGGCAGTACGAGGGTGGCTGGGCCGGCATCAACTGGCCCGTCGAGTACGGCGGCCGGGCCCTGCCCCTCGAGCTGCAGACCGTGTGGATCGAGGAGTGCGTCCGCGCTCGCGCGCCCGGACCGGGATGCCTGATCGGCGGCCTCAACCACGCCATGCCGACGCTCATGCAGTACGGCACCCAGGAGCAGAAGGACCGCCACATCGCCAAGGTGCTCACCGGCGAGGAGGTGTGGTGCCAGGGGTTCTCCGAGCCCGAGGCCGGCTCGGACCTCGCCGGCATCCGCACCCGCGGCGTGGTCGACGGTGACCACCTGGTCGTCACGGGCCAGAAGATCTGGACCAGCTACGGCGACCTCGCCGACTACCAGGAGCTGCTGGTCCGCACCAACCCCGACGCCCCGAAGCACAAGGGCATCAGCTGGGTCATCTGCGACATGCGCAGCCCGGGGATCGAGGTCCGCCCGATCCGGCTGATGGCCGGCGACAACCACTTCGCCGAGGTGTTCTACGACGAGGTCCGCATCCCGCTGGAGAACGTCGTGGGCGGCCTCGACAACGGCTGGAAGGTCGCGATGGCGACCCTGTCGTTCGAGCGGGGCACCGCCTTCATGGCCGAGCAGATGAAGCTGGCCCGGGTCGCCCAGGAGCTGGTCGAGCTCGCCAAGGAGCTGCCGTCCCCCAGCGGACGCGGTCGCGCCATCGACGACGGCGAGATCCGCGCGCAGCTCGGGCGCGCCGTCGTGGGGGCCCGCACGCTCGACGCGATGACCCACCAGCTGGTCTCCAAGGCCGGGGCCGAGGCACTCCAGGGCGCCGAGGCGTCCCTGGTGCGCATCCAGTTCTCCAACGTGGCCCAGCAGGTGCACCGGCTCGCGCAGCGGCTGCGCGGCGCCGACTTCCTCCTCGACGACAGCGAGGTCGGCGAGCACTCCTGGACCTACAACTACCTGTGGAGCTTCCAGACCTCGATCGGCGGGGGCACGCGCGAGATCCAGCACAACATCGTCGGCGACCGTCACCTCATGCTGCCGCGCTGA